The following nucleotide sequence is from Chromobacterium rhizoryzae.
GATCGTGGACGCGGTCAGCGGGGAGGCGCTGGGCGTGGCCGCCTATCTGCGCATCGATCCGGCCATGGGCTGCATCGAAGTCGGGCATCTGAATTTCTCGCCCTTGCTGCAGCGTCGGCCGGCGGCGACGGAAGCGATGTATCTGTTGATGCGCCAGGCCTTTGAGTTGGGCTATCGCCGTTATGAGTGGAAGTGCGACGCGCTGAACCTGCCTTCGCAGCGAGCGGCGCAGCGGCTGGGCTTCCGCTTCGAAGGCGTGTTCCGGCAGGCCATGGTCTACAAGGGGCGCAATCGCGACACCGCCTGGTTTTCCATCCTGGATCAGGAGTGGCCGGCCTTGCGGCAAGGCTTCGAAGCCTGGCTGTCCGCGGACAACTTCGACGCGGCGGGCGGGCAGCGCCGGACGCTGGCGCAATGGCGGGACGGGGATTGATTTTGCCGGCGGACTTCAAGCCGCCCCGCTAGGCAGGTACAATGAGTGTTTGATTTATTG
It contains:
- a CDS encoding GNAT family N-acetyltransferase — protein: MLETGMAQAGEANALGQAVGWPVADWREAAWPPKTDLQGRFCRLEPLQAERHGPALFAAMGADAEARNWTYLSYGPFADYADYYGWLAEQQWRRDPHFYAIVDAVSGEALGVAAYLRIDPAMGCIEVGHLNFSPLLQRRPAATEAMYLLMRQAFELGYRRYEWKCDALNLPSQRAAQRLGFRFEGVFRQAMVYKGRNRDTAWFSILDQEWPALRQGFEAWLSADNFDAAGGQRRTLAQWRDGD